One window of Deltaproteobacteria bacterium genomic DNA carries:
- a CDS encoding thermonuclease family protein: protein MRRALLFTALVVAAMLVPGFSVAAQSIEGIVRYVIDGDTVVLQPDAGKPIKLRLIGLDAPEIDRRLVKLTLDGDDVGAWLVLQGHAWNVRYRGRSGPYTREERAARAARRGVFATPDAMPPRSFRRQHGSCYPVRAP from the coding sequence ATGCGCCGCGCCTTGCTCTTCACTGCACTCGTTGTCGCTGCGATGCTCGTGCCGGGTTTCTCGGTTGCAGCGCAGTCGATCGAAGGCATCGTCCGCTACGTGATCGACGGCGACACCGTCGTGCTGCAGCCCGACGCCGGCAAGCCGATCAAGCTGCGGCTGATCGGGCTCGATGCGCCGGAAATCGATCGCCGGCTGGTCAAGCTCACACTCGACGGCGACGACGTCGGCGCCTGGCTGGTGCTGCAAGGCCACGCCTGGAACGTTCGCTACCGCGGCCGAAGTGGTCCGTACACGCGTGAGGAGCGTGCCGCGCGCGCCGCCAGACGCGGCGTCTTCGCCACGCCCGATGCGATGCCGCCACGCAGCTTCCGGCGCCAGCACGGCAGTTGCTACCCGGTGCGCGCGCCCTGA
- a CDS encoding ferritin: MSSVGYHEPIEELSDQTRDMHRAIVSLMEELEAVDWYNQRADACKDPELKAILEHNRDEEKEHAAMVLEWIRRNDKKFSGELKDFLFTKKPITHD, from the coding sequence ATGTCCAGCGTGGGCTATCACGAACCAATCGAAGAACTCTCCGATCAGACGCGCGACATGCACCGCGCGATCGTCTCGCTGATGGAGGAGTTGGAGGCGGTCGACTGGTACAACCAGCGCGCCGACGCTTGCAAGGATCCGGAACTGAAGGCGATCCTCGAACACAACCGCGACGAGGAGAAGGAACACGCCGCGATGGTGCTCGAGTGGATTCGCCGCAACGACAAGAAGTTCTCCGGCGAGTTGAAGGACTTCCTCTTCACGAAGAAGCCGATCACGCACGACTAG
- a CDS encoding type II toxin-antitoxin system PemK/MazF family toxin, whose product MKAGDVALVRFPFADLATTKKRPALVLTVTTRSPRYRLATLTMITSQVEALKLEGDVILEDWKAAGLLHPSLLRVAKVATVGSELVDKTIGKLSARDLVAARQAFRRVFSDWIR is encoded by the coding sequence GTGAAAGCCGGGGACGTCGCGCTCGTGCGGTTCCCGTTCGCGGACCTCGCGACGACCAAGAAGCGCCCGGCGCTGGTGCTGACGGTGACGACGCGCTCACCCCGCTACCGGCTCGCGACGCTGACAATGATCACGAGCCAGGTCGAGGCCCTGAAGCTCGAGGGCGACGTCATCTTGGAGGATTGGAAGGCCGCGGGTCTCTTGCATCCCAGCCTGCTGCGCGTCGCGAAGGTCGCGACCGTCGGCTCCGAGCTCGTCGACAAGACGATCGGCAAGCTGTCGGCACGAGATCTCGTCGCGGCACGGCAAGCCTTTCGCCGGGTGTTCTCGGACTGGATCCGCTGA
- a CDS encoding fumarate hydratase C-terminal domain-containing protein — translation MRVIRLPRHGASLPIGIGVSCSADRQAKAKITSDGVFLEQLETNPSHFLPDIDEKQLSGGVVKVDLRQPMSAIRAALSRYPIKTRLALTGPMIVARDLAHAKLRARIERGEGLPQYVKDHPIYYAGPAKTPPGMPSGSFGPTTAGRMDAYVDQFMQHGGSFVTLAKGNRSPAVAEACKKHGGFYLGSIGGPAAILARDNIRKVEVLAYPELGMEAIWKIEVEDFPAFIVVDDKGNDFFGRL, via the coding sequence GTGCGGGTGATCCGGCTGCCGCGCCACGGCGCGAGCCTGCCGATCGGCATCGGCGTCTCGTGCTCCGCCGATCGCCAGGCCAAGGCGAAGATCACTTCCGACGGTGTCTTCCTCGAGCAGCTCGAGACCAACCCCTCCCACTTCCTCCCCGACATCGACGAGAAGCAGTTGTCCGGCGGGGTCGTGAAGGTCGATTTGCGGCAGCCGATGAGCGCGATCCGCGCGGCGCTTTCGCGGTACCCGATCAAGACCCGGCTCGCGCTCACGGGGCCGATGATCGTCGCGCGCGATCTCGCGCACGCGAAGCTCCGGGCCCGCATCGAGCGCGGCGAGGGCCTCCCGCAGTACGTGAAGGACCACCCGATCTACTACGCGGGTCCCGCGAAGACGCCGCCCGGCATGCCGTCCGGATCGTTCGGCCCGACGACCGCGGGCCGCATGGACGCGTACGTCGACCAGTTCATGCAGCACGGCGGGAGCTTCGTGACGCTCGCCAAGGGCAACCGCTCGCCGGCCGTCGCCGAGGCGTGCAAGAAGCACGGCGGCTTCTATCTCGGCTCGATCGGCGGTCCGGCGGCCATCCTCGCGCGCGACAACATCCGCAAGGTCGAGGTCCTCGCGTACCCCGAGCTCGGCATGGAAGCGATCTGGAAGATCGAGGTCGAGGACTTCCCGGCGTTCATCGTGGTCGACGACAAAGGAAACGATTTCTTCGGGCGGCTGTAA
- a CDS encoding N-6 DNA methylase — protein MSTKSESQGGGEFFTPRSVVRLMVEIVEPS, from the coding sequence ATCTCGACTAAGAGCGAGAGCCAGGGCGGTGGCGAATTCTTCACGCCCCGTTCGGTGGTCCGGCTGATGGTCGAGATAGTCGAGCCGTCGTGA